The Ahaetulla prasina isolate Xishuangbanna chromosome 13, ASM2864084v1, whole genome shotgun sequence genomic interval ATTTTATGCCAGTCATCATATTATTTATGTATACTTAGTAATACCGtcattcaaattttaatttcccctcttattattatttctccttATGATATAAGAATGTGTATTCTATTAATTCCCCTCTCTTAGTTTCCATCCCTATTCTAACTTTGATTATGCCACTACTGTATTTAAATATATTCCCTTTCTAACCATCATCTCTTACCCGCTTTAAAGCTTTAATTGTTCATTAAACAGAAGAGTTTTTCAAtgcccccctctctccttctcccccaaTTCACTTTTGGGAGCTATGGATAATCAAGATTACTTTGGTAGGCCGGAATAGCAGCTGAGAAACTTCTGCTTCTCATGTGTATTTCGCTCTCTTGCAGCCCAGACACAGGATTGGAGTAGCCATTGGTGATCAGGTGCTGGACCTCAATGTTGTTAAACATCTGTTTGATGGACCTGTCCTTTCAAAGCAACAACATGTCTTTGAGCaggtattgggtttttttttagcagaACCATCTTACAGAAAGTCATCTTCAGTCAAATTAAACTACTGGTGGGCTTCTTAGATTTTTAAGGGCTTGCCACCATATTGCTTCTTTTGAAAACCATAGTAGATGAAAcacagtcctttgggagatagggcggtatataaatatgaataataaataaataaataaataaataaatttactaaaCTAGTTAGATTTTGGTATCAGGGTTAATTTTGAAGATCAACGGAATACctgcagggcagtggtgaaatccaatttgttttactactggttctgtggacgtggcttggtgggtgtggcttggtgggcgtggcaggggaaggatactgcaaaatctccattcccaccccactctgggaccagccagaggtggtatttgccagttctccaaactactcaaaatttccgctaccggttctccagaacctgtcagaacctgctggatttcacccctgctgcagggGTTGTGGGCTGTTCATCTCTTTGAGGTTTTAACAAAGAGGCTGGGGACCTCTTaaggatggattttttttaatttgaatttatatcctgcccttctctgaagactcagggcggcttacactgtgttaagcaatagtcttcatccatttgtatattatatacaaagtcaacttttattgcccccaacaatctgggtcctcattttacctaccttataaaggatggaaggctgagtcaaccttgggcctggtgggacttgaacttgcagtaattgcaagcagacttagactgctgagccaccagaggtcctttgATTGATTGATGGGTCTTCCTGCATACTGCAGACACTTAGACTAGATGCTTGCCATTCCTTTTAATTCTATAATCCTTGGATTCCGTGAGTGAGTTCAAAGTTTATCCCAGGCCTTCTGGTCAAGGTGTTGTCCAGGAATCTGGAAGTTAATGTTCATAATCTGGAGGATGATTGCATTGGAGAAAGTTAAGTAAAATGTTAGTAGGCAGTGGTGCACTTCTAAATAGAGTTTGGACTTAAGTGACACCCTTAAAAAAATACAGTGCTTATGAATTAAGTCAGTGAAATGGCTGGTTGGCCCTTCTATGTCAAGGTCCCTCATCTTCATTCGCCTTGAAGGCACTGCTCTCAAGACTTAACCTCACCACCAGGTCCATGTTTGACTCCAAGGAAGACAGAGGCAACAGCGATCATGATAATTTTAGGTTTTTCTCAACAAACTGGAATGGAAGGCTGTATTCTAAGAAACAACAAGCTTCAACCCATGGGTTCATTGTAGTAAAGCTAATGAAGACTTTACAAAAGAATTCCAGCGGCTGCTCTTTACAGTGAAAAACCAAACGTTAAATTGTGGTATCCTTTTTCTCCTGCCCATGGATGTGAAGAGCTCTGAGTCACTCTTTTGAGTGGGGGAAATAGTTTTTATCTATCTTTTGTTCTTgagaaattcattgtgtgtccaatcatacttggcgaataaagaattctattctattctattctattctattctattctattttttctattctgttctgttccgttcggtttcattccatattttctattctattctattctattctattctattctattctattctattctactctactctactctactctactctactctattctatattttctattctgttctgttccgttccattccattccattccattccattccattccattctattctattctattgactgtCAGGTTCTTGAGCATGACTTGAGAGAACTGACTGAGATGAAGACCCAGGGCCCACTGAATTTGTGCCTTCCCCAAACAGTCCTTAACCTACATTCTGCATGGATGGCTAGCAAGGTGGCCCACCATGGTTTTCCATTAACGTTGGGGTGGAAAAATGGCTTCCAGATTGCACATCATGGAATTGGGATCTCTTAATGGTTTGTTGTCCATCTCCTACTGTATATCAGAGCCCTGGAAAGACatgatttttctccttttaccttcatTTCAGTCGACTCTCAATGCTTTCATGGCATTGGGCTGGGAAGCTTGGACCGAGGCCAGATCACAGCTGCAAAAGATTCTCTCTGACAAAGAGCCAACACTCAGAGATAATTCAGAGTTGTGCAAAAGGTACTTGAACACGGAACTAGAGTGTACATTTGGTGCATGTATGAGTGATGTGCAATTTAGTGGGAGTGCAGTGACAATGGTTTCCAAAATGTCAGAATCGAAAAGTTAGTGTTCTGATCTAGGCATTCCCAAACCACAAAGCAGACTCCTTATCCCaacaaaaatccctttttattaagttactgtgaatttctctcattcacgttcagcaaagtctttcaagggagaatttacagtcacagaccttatcttgcttggagagctgccaggccgatatcttcaaaacttggcaaggtatCTCAGAGAATCACAAACCAATtaggtgaactaattgtctcATGCAAACTCTACTCCcctttcgcttctcttttattccctctggaaagggccattcattgtccaccttactcccaagttgacccatgttcttagctgttccctttgtctggcaacaGTGTGCAtgcctatatgactgtaactttgttgctggtatcagaagtgggttttagcaggttctgaccagttctggaaaaccagtagcggaaattttgagtagttcggagaaccagtagtaaaaattctgactggccccgcccccatctattctctgcctcccaattcccagctgatcagggggaaatggggattttgcagtatccttcccttggagtggggtgggaatggagattttgcagtatccttcccctgccacgcccaccaatccatgcccaccaatccatgccacacccaccaagccacacccacagaaccggtagtaaaaaaatttgaaacccaccaatggctggtatccttaagatttatattgatattgtttcctgattgcttatttgtaccctatgactatcattaagtattgtaccttatgattcttgatgaacgtatcttttcttttatgtacactgagagcatatgcaccaaagacaaattccttgtgtgtccaatcacacttggccaataaagaattctattctattctattctattctattctattctattctattctattctattctattctattctattctattctattctattctataagggagTGCGGTTTTCCTTCTAGCAATAGtgttgttacttagttgggtaacatttgcaagaaaacaaccaagctccacAATGCGACCCtagctacaaatatcctcttctCTTGGTAGAAGTGATTTATCCTTTAAGAGCCAAAGAAACTTTGAGGACATCCAGCCTGTTAGTCTAAATTCTTGCATTACTGGTAGAGAGTGAAGGACATTTCAGAAGAGTTGTTTCTCGAGACTAAAATGTTTGTcctgcttcttttcctttcttccccagaGCATTTATACCTCAAGCGTCTGCAATAATGCATCTTCCAGCTGAAATTGGTAAGTTCTTAGACTGTAGAGCCTCTCTATAATTTGTAAGGCATGGAGTCTTagcggacaaccagctaaatatgagccagcagtttgcagtggcagccaaaaaagctaatgcaatcctaaattgcattaacagaggaatagaatcaagatcaagtggggtactaataccactttataaagccttagtaagaccacacctagagtactgcatccagttttggtcaccacactataaaaaaaagatgttgagactctagaaagtgtgcagagaagagcaaccaggatgatgaggggactagaggctaaaacatacgatgaatggtcgCAAAAACTggtcatggctagtctagtgaagagaaggaccaggggagacatgatagctgtcttccaatatttgaggggttgccacaaagaggagggagtcaagctatttccaaggcacccgaaggccagataagaaacaatggatggaaaccgaacaaggagagattcaacctgaaaataaggagaaggacagtgagaacaatcaaccagtggaactgaagttgccttcagaagttgtgggagccttcaagaagagaccggactgccatttgtcagaaatggtgtagggtctcctgcttgggcggggtgggtgggtggagtagatgacctacaaggtcgcttccaactctgttaacctgtgAAGGAGCAATGTGATCAGATTTTGAAATCTGCCATTCAAACTCCTTTATAAAAGAAAGGGTAAACTACTTTCCTGTGCATAAAAGAAGACTTGAACCTAGACTTATTCTTGTGGGGTTAAACCTTTGGCTTGCAGGAAACCTACCGGAGTGTTATGTGTTGGACCTGCTTCTCAGATCTGACTTGATAAGACCAGATTTGAAGGGGGCAAAAACGGTGGGCCCTTCCTGCATAGCTTTTACAGTCATTAATATCAATCAAACGGAAGAGAATTGGGGTGGGCAGGGAGGGGGACGGAGcggagcggggtgggtgggtgggggctggaCATGGATGCAAATGTAAACACAAATATAAGAAAAAGCAAGAGGTTCCAATGAAGAACACCAGGGGGCAGTAGAATTGTGTTTATCAAAAGTTCCTTTAAAAGCAAACACaggtcatcctcaacttacaaccaaaaattttgagccaaaaattttctttttcaagtgagacgtttgttccgggagttttgccccttttcttgccaccgttgttaagtgaatcgccgcagttgttaagcgaatctggatttcccccatggactttgcttgttagaaggtcaccaaaggggatcacgtgaccctgggacacagcaacggtcataaatatgaaccacttgccaagcgactgaattttgatcccatgaccatggggaggccgCAGAGGTTGTCGCTGAAAAACGGCCATCAGTCACAGTTTTCAgcaccgtcgtaactttgaacggtcactaaactgtTGCAAGTCAGGGACTACGTGTACATGTCAGTCTTTGGAGAAGAGGGGAATCCAAATTTATTTTAAgacattgattgattaattgattaattaattgattgattgattagccaATACCTGCttgctgtctgtctgtatctggaAGTCCCATAGGATCTTAGCTTTCTTATTTTTCACAACCTTTTGCGGGATCGAttgatctacctacctacctacctacctatctctatcatgtatctatttatctatctgccAGCCTGAgtgcctacctacctatctcatgTATCTATttgtctgactgactgactgactgctgCCTACCTatctctaccatctatctatctatctatctatctatctatctatctatctatctatctatctatctatctatctatcttcattcattcactcactcattcattcattctccttCTAGGAGATTACACAGATTTCTACTCTTCTCGGCAACATGCAACAAACGTCGGAATGATGTTTAGAGGAAAGGAGAATGCGCTGATGCCCAACTGGTCAGtaactgtctttctttctctgaacAGGAAGATACAGGGCACCAAATTTATCGGATTGATTTGGGTGAATATCTGCAGCAATTTATTGTCTGCATTCTAGGTGCTGCATTTGCAAGGGGGGTGACCTTTGGTTGGGGCCAGAACAAAAATTGGAACAGGCTGGATGCAATTATAATTCAGACTTAATTGAATGGAGGCTGAATTAATGTTCTGAAAATGTCGGTTGGGTGGCAGTTTGCTGTCCAATTTGTGGACCACAAAAATAAATCcaggaatgaataaataaaaaaaaatagggatcagATTTTAGGCTTTTGTGATCCGCGAATTGTGCAGCTTGATCTAGATATCTATTGCAGGACCCTAGTTATCTATCAGTAGCTAGTTTGTATGTTACCTCCTTCATGGTTATGGAGTGACTAGCAACAAAATCCTTTAAGAAGCATCCCAGAAAACACTGAAAGCAACAGAGCCTGTAAAATCTTCAGCACTGTTCCATAATTCcataaaaataccttatgccaccagacttgaaattctgggtttagaaaatttagaactacgtcgccttcagtatgacctgagcatagctcataaaatcatctgctacaatgtccttcctgtcaatgactacttcagcttcaaccacaacaatacacaagcacacaatagatacaaacttaaagtgaactgctccaatctcgattgcagaaaatatgacttcagtaacacagttgttaatgcctggaatgcactaccagactctgtggtcttatccccaaacccccaaagctttaacctaagactgtctactgttgacctcatcccattcctcagaggtctgtaaggggcgtgcataagagcaccagcgtgcctaccgtccctgtcctaatgttccctttagttgtattcattttatctattcaattcatgcttatatatattatttaatatgtatttgacaaaatagatagatagatagatagatagatagatagatagatagatagatagacagacattgctcccagaagcacgaagctgaagcctgaagatgacgaatgagacttcgtcaaaacgtcgccaagacacttccaattatacgcgggagaaaacccgaataaccaaagacctacatagatagatagatagatagattgatttggATGTTTCCTTTAAACTGCAGTCCCTCCCCATTGAATTTGGAAGGACAACAAAGAGTGGGCCACTATCAGCTAGCCAAGCGATTATTCCACAACAAAGGCAAGAATTAGATTTgtgtacaacctttcttgccactttcttgttaagtgactcactgtggttgtttaagtgaatcaggattccctgttgactttgcttgtcagaaggtcataaaaggggatcctaTGACCCTGGTatactgcaaccaccataaatatgagtcaattgccaagcatccaaattttgaccacagggatgctacaagggttgtcagtgtgaaaaatggtcctaagtcactttctttcagggccgttgtaaatttggatggtcactaaatgaactgttgtaacttgtaaaggtaaaggtaaaggttcccctcgcacatacgtgctagttgttcccgactctagggggcggtgctcatctccgtttcaaagccgaagagccagcgctgtccgaagacgtctccgtggtcatgtggccagcatggctaaacgccaaaggcgcacggaacgctgttaccttcccaccaaaggtggtccctgtttttctacttgcatttttgtacctgctttcgagctgctaggttggcagaatctgggacaagtaatggaagctcaccccattatgcggcactagggattcgaatcgctgaactgccgacctttcgatcgacatgctcagcgtcttacccactaagccaccgcatccttgttgtaacttgaggactacctctattcctCCAAAGATTAGAAGTGAGATGTGCTTTTAACATATCATCCATGTTTTCCAAGGTTGCACCTACCAGTTGGGTACCATGGACGTGCTTCTTCTGTTGTCATATCTGGGACCCCAATCAGAAGACCGGTGGGCCAAATCTGTCCTGACAGTGAGTCTTTTAGGTTTCTACTTGCAAATTTCGGTActtaattgttcttgttttaatggggggaaaaaacccacatttATGAATTCTGTTTAAATCGCAGGTAAAAGTCCACTTGTTTCTGCTTCCAAACGTTTGGACATTGAATTAGAAATGGTGAGGTTGTATTTTCTTACAGGTTCTTCGTTCTTCTTTTGCTGCCACTCTCTACATCCccttttgcatttaaaaaaagaaaaaagaaatacagttCTTGTGTACCTTTCAGTTAATACATGCACAGACAGATatagacacaaacacacatatggcTACAACTTGATCTAAATTAAATCAAAGCAGTAAGAGCATTTTGTAAACATGGCAATTTAAAGCAGCAGGAGGACAAAagacccaggagcaaaataaaattataaagtcATTTCTGGATCCTCCTTTGTATAATTTGCAATGGAGTGGAGAGGTGTAGGGAGCAGAAAAAGGGATTCCAGAAATGCCAAGATCTGGATAATTGATTTAAGGCCATTTCTAGAGCTGACTAGGCAGAGATTACAGAAAAGGATCATAATACAGATAATATTGCTTCATTATTCCATTCTTGTCTGTTGAGGTTTCTGATCAAGAATTCTCAAgagcctgtagagattctcagtcatccaagtcatggttgtcccaaaggtgtgttttcaggaggcaactggactttcttgctttttctttgaagaccttttgctcctcatccaagaagcttcttcacctctgactgggtggtgagggaatggaaggatttatattccttgaagacagcttgtcatttgcatccttttagagggtcattgaagcacttggaggtttatctgtgttctcagggtcacctgagtagtgcaaatggttcctgtagtctgcagtttttcctctggaaatcctgaggacccagataaacctccaagtgcttcaagggccctctaaaacaagggtctccaaacttggcaattttaagacttgtggacttcaactcacagagttctggctgaggaactctgggagttaaagtccacaagtcttaaagttgccaaggttgaagaccgctgctctaaaaagatgcaaatgaccagcggtctgcaaggaatataaatccttccattccccactatcctgtcagagttgaagaaacttcttggatgaaaaacaaaacgttttcaagaaagcaagaaagtccagttgcctcctgaaaaaaagcacctttgggacaattctcAGGAGCCCTTCTGTTTTATCTCCAACGTATTTATCTTATACGTTGTCTGAACGTAGGCTTTTGATATGCTTGTCTGATATACCTGACAAAGTTTCCTTCTACCTTTTCCAGGCATTTTTCGTCGGACCTGGAAACACGCTTGGAGTACCCATCCCCATTGGTGAAGCTCACAAGCACATCTTTGGAATGGTGCTCATGAACGACTGGAGCGGTAAGGCACTATTAATCTTTCTTCCTTTGATGGTAGACCATAGGCCAACGTAAGGCAGAACTCACAAGATTTGCTCCAGGTTTGACTGAGAACCATCCAGATTTGGCTGGAAGGTGTGCGGCTCCATCAGTGTTTCAATAAACAGAAGCACAAAGTGAAGCGAAAGATCCAACTTTTATAACTGACAGGTGGACGTAGAAGTTCTTTTGAcatcttctctttaaaaaaaatacacagtattttattttaaaaaaaatcttctggaaCAGAGAATGTGGTAGGTACCAGGGAAGGTATCTAGGGGTCCCATTGCTTATATCTGTGTGAAGAGTTAATGAATAATTGTCTGGGAAATTCCAGTAACATTTCAAAAGCTTAGGATACTGAGACATTTAGTTTGGGTGTTATGGAACTACTGTGTACAATTGCCGTTGACTGTTCAGTTTAATATTAAGCTATTATTTTGACTGAAGATTTTTAGGTAACACTTGGCTTTTTAAATGATGGTCTACCTAGCAATCATGTAGATAGATAGGGCTTAATGTCTTCTAAAAACTAATAGAATaacggaagggaacttggaggtcttctactccaaacccctgctcaggcaggagacctgatATCatatcagaaaaatggttatccaatttcttcttaaaaacctccaggactGGAATACccgcaatttctggtggcaagtcgttccactgattaattgaatCTATTCAGTCAGAAGCAAGCATTCCCAGATTAAGTGGAACCAATTTCTAGGGATCTAATGCAGAGATCTGGAAATCTTCAAATGTGTGTAACATATTGTGTGCTGCTCTCCGTGTGAATTcgtgttcattttcttttttctgatgTGATGGATTTATGGAACGCAGAATTCAGTTGCTCACAAACAAATCGAGAGTTTTTAGACACAATTGTCATGTGGAAAAGATCTCATCCTGAAGgtttctctgcttttttttacTTCTCGTCCTTTAGCTCGTGACCTTCAGAAGTGGGAGTATGTCCCCCTAGGTCCGTTCCTGGGCAAGAGTTTTGGCACCACTATCTCTCCATGGGTTGTCACTATGGAAGCTCTGATGCCCTTTGCGCTGCCAAATCCTATCCAGGTTGGtacaaagcaggggtgggcttcagatcctttagcaacgggttcgctgccctgttgctgggtgggtgtggccatggtgggtgtggcctagtcagctgcctgcaccacagcggggagggggggcatttttcgccctccccaggctccggaggctttccttgagcttctaggagggcgaaaacagcttcccctGGGGTCCAGAGGCCtatcggaggcaggaaacaggcccgtttctgaacTTCCGGAACCTCCGGTAGGCCCCTTCTCTTGCCCTGCCACACCGcgcggcccctgcacttacctggaatgatgaacgagTCGTGTGGAGactccagggaggggaggggtggggtggcaggggcagggtggggtggggtgggcgtggccagacagGGGTGGCATTTTGGGGTTCACAGAACCCCAGccatccttggctagaggattgcccaaaccctgccgaacccgcaggagcccacccctgataCAAAGTGTAAACACAGGCATACCATTATGAATTTAAAGTAGCCGAGAT includes:
- the FAH gene encoding fumarylacetoacetase, with translation MSFIKVDENSHFPIQNLPYGIFSTQDEPRHRIGVAIGDQVLDLNVVKHLFDGPVLSKQQHVFEQSTLNAFMALGWEAWTEARSQLQKILSDKEPTLRDNSELCKRAFIPQASAIMHLPAEIGDYTDFYSSRQHATNVGMMFRGKENALMPNWLHLPVGYHGRASSVVISGTPIRRPVGQICPDSKSPLVSASKRLDIELEMAFFVGPGNTLGVPIPIGEAHKHIFGMVLMNDWSARDLQKWEYVPLGPFLGKSFGTTISPWVVTMEALMPFALPNPIQDPKPLPYLCDDQPYTFDINLFVAIKGDGMSKPENICRSNFKHMYWTMKQQLTHHTVNGCNLRPGDLLASGTISGPEPENFGSMLELSWNGTKSIDLGHGQSRTFLLDGDEVIMTGYCQGKGHRIGFGECSGKILPARTI